In bacterium, a genomic segment contains:
- a CDS encoding LPP20 family lipoprotein, which translates to MFTNQTRRAALSLAICLLFAGSVLQAQVVQTVGTSGAVDWSQQKIRSTGIAAPNPNLPFGAQRPAALEAAKLVALRNLLQTVNGMAITSESTVKNMVLENDEIRTRVEGYVRGFTVVDTRYMSDTSVEVDVEVPLAGLAELLLPPGKVVPVGGTPAVPGTVGYPSTPAAAPATGAATGLIIDAKGLSVTPAMAPKVLDEDGNEVYGSKYVDREWAVKQGMVGYAKDVPSARTNQRVAPNPVVVKAIKAVGNNKADVVISNQDAQTLKQRAESESFLTKCQVMVVVD; encoded by the coding sequence ATGTTCACAAATCAAACGCGGCGTGCGGCATTGAGTCTGGCGATATGCCTCCTGTTTGCCGGCAGCGTGCTGCAAGCACAAGTCGTGCAGACCGTGGGAACGAGCGGCGCTGTGGACTGGAGCCAGCAGAAAATCCGTTCAACGGGAATCGCTGCGCCGAATCCCAACTTGCCGTTTGGCGCGCAGCGTCCGGCCGCGTTGGAGGCCGCCAAGCTGGTTGCCCTGCGCAACTTGCTGCAGACGGTGAATGGCATGGCCATCACTTCGGAATCGACGGTCAAGAATATGGTTCTGGAGAACGATGAAATCCGCACGCGGGTGGAAGGATACGTGCGCGGCTTCACGGTGGTGGATACGCGCTACATGAGCGACACCTCGGTGGAAGTCGACGTCGAAGTTCCGCTCGCCGGTTTGGCGGAATTGCTGCTGCCGCCCGGCAAAGTGGTGCCGGTGGGTGGCACGCCGGCGGTGCCCGGAACCGTGGGCTATCCCAGCACGCCCGCGGCTGCGCCGGCTACCGGGGCGGCCACCGGCTTGATCATTGATGCCAAGGGCTTGTCGGTCACGCCGGCGATGGCGCCGAAAGTGCTCGATGAAGACGGCAACGAAGTCTACGGCTCGAAGTATGTCGATCGCGAATGGGCGGTGAAGCAGGGCATGGTCGGCTACGCGAAAGACGTGCCTTCGGCGCGCACCAATCAACGCGTGGCGCCCAATCCCGTGGTGGTGAAGGCGATCAAGGCCGTGGGCAACAACAAAGCCGATGTGGTGATCTCCAATCAAGATGCGCAAACGCTCAAGCAGCGTGCTGAGAGCGAAAGCTTCCTCACCAAATGCCAGGTGATGGTGGTGGTTGACTGA
- a CDS encoding S-layer homology domain-containing protein, which produces MRSTFLRRLTSLFVVALLAGQWACGPKAIKKESVLDTPDNHFSIGMRRLDGGNLAEAKQAFTRAKQLDPKYAEADAGLGLAYAYEGNFDLAMKSVDEALGKNDKSIESRIIKGRITSMRVASLQSDPEKNQEKISDWTKNAVEEFDRALKVNPNSDKALFYKGEAYKTAYQFGPAAEAYSKAIALKGEFAGRADAEYATMQKIQRAAPGTKIGMKIALIPEIDRADLAVLLLEELKLEEVFKKKQQPSYDTGFKAPTDPTKMEQPTAAALPAVTDVANHWAKNWIQDIVRIGGMEAFPDHTFQPDVKITRANYAQTMQSILIAVTGDQSLKTKYFGGQSRFPDMRSDHFAYNAAALMAERGIMNADKITGAFNPDGHISGADALLVIREFQNALRITF; this is translated from the coding sequence ATGAGGAGTACATTCCTACGCCGGCTCACTTCCTTGTTCGTCGTGGCGCTGCTGGCCGGCCAATGGGCCTGCGGCCCCAAGGCCATCAAGAAGGAATCGGTGCTGGATACGCCCGACAATCATTTCAGCATCGGCATGCGCCGGCTGGACGGCGGCAATCTCGCCGAGGCCAAACAAGCCTTCACGCGCGCCAAGCAGCTCGACCCCAAATACGCCGAAGCCGACGCCGGCTTGGGTCTGGCGTACGCCTATGAGGGCAACTTCGACCTGGCGATGAAATCGGTCGATGAGGCGCTCGGCAAGAACGACAAGTCCATCGAATCCCGCATCATCAAAGGCCGCATCACCAGCATGCGGGTGGCCTCGTTGCAGAGTGATCCCGAGAAGAATCAGGAGAAGATCAGCGATTGGACCAAGAATGCGGTCGAGGAGTTTGACCGCGCGCTGAAAGTGAACCCCAACAGCGACAAGGCGCTCTTCTACAAGGGCGAAGCCTACAAGACCGCATATCAATTCGGACCCGCAGCCGAGGCCTACAGCAAGGCCATCGCGCTGAAGGGCGAGTTTGCCGGCCGCGCCGATGCCGAGTATGCCACCATGCAAAAGATTCAGCGCGCCGCGCCCGGCACCAAGATCGGCATGAAGATCGCCCTCATCCCGGAGATCGACCGGGCGGACTTGGCGGTGTTGTTGCTGGAAGAGTTGAAGCTCGAAGAAGTCTTCAAGAAAAAGCAGCAGCCCTCCTATGACACCGGTTTCAAAGCGCCCACCGACCCGACCAAGATGGAACAGCCCACTGCGGCGGCCTTGCCCGCGGTGACTGACGTCGCGAATCATTGGGCCAAAAACTGGATCCAGGACATCGTCCGCATCGGCGGCATGGAAGCCTTCCCGGATCACACCTTCCAGCCGGATGTGAAGATCACCCGCGCCAACTATGCCCAGACCATGCAATCCATCCTGATTGCGGTCACCGGTGATCAGTCGCTGAAGACCAAGTACTTCGGCGGCCAGTCCCGCTTTCCGGACATGCGCAGCGATCACTTCGCTTACAACGCCGCAGCCTTGATGGCAGAGCGCGGCATTATGAACGCGGACAAGATCACCGGCGCATTCAACCCGGATGGCCACATCTCCGGCGCGGATGCGTTGCTGGTGATCCGCGAATTTCAGAATGCCCTGCGCATTACCTTCTGA
- a CDS encoding CsgG/HfaB family protein, whose translation MNVQTLKRTGIILVSFLAVALATGSAQEKTGGKKRVAVFSFEDKTDHRNHWYWWTGQSVGEGMSDMLITTLVKSGKYRVMERAEMDKLLQEQGLGMSGVVSPQTAAQAGKMLGVELAIIGAVTEFGYKKMSTGGALKKIGIGASVGKQSAVVAADVRFVDISSGEILNAESVRKEKSKTDVGVDVPDLRFESETQFDQSLVGKATREAIDEIVKLLGQQGGGVWSAKVITVKDGNIIINSGKENGVNVGDVFVVVRPGEELIDPDTGESLGASEETVGEIKVTDNNFGGKGRASACMTVKGSGFAAGDIVKEKGKTKD comes from the coding sequence ATGAATGTTCAAACCCTGAAGCGCACCGGCATCATTTTGGTGTCGTTCCTGGCGGTGGCACTGGCCACGGGCAGCGCGCAGGAAAAAACCGGCGGCAAGAAACGCGTGGCGGTTTTTTCTTTTGAAGACAAGACCGATCATCGCAATCATTGGTACTGGTGGACGGGCCAGTCGGTGGGCGAAGGCATGAGCGACATGCTGATCACGACCCTGGTGAAAAGCGGCAAATACCGGGTGATGGAACGCGCCGAGATGGACAAGCTGCTGCAGGAACAGGGCCTGGGCATGTCGGGCGTGGTCAGTCCGCAAACCGCAGCGCAGGCCGGCAAAATGCTGGGCGTTGAGCTTGCCATCATCGGCGCGGTCACCGAGTTCGGTTACAAAAAAATGTCGACCGGCGGCGCGTTGAAAAAGATCGGCATCGGCGCCAGCGTGGGCAAACAGAGCGCGGTGGTGGCGGCGGACGTCCGCTTCGTTGATATCAGTAGCGGTGAGATTTTGAACGCGGAAAGCGTGCGCAAGGAGAAATCCAAGACCGATGTCGGCGTCGATGTGCCCGATCTGCGCTTTGAAAGCGAAACCCAGTTCGACCAGTCGCTGGTGGGCAAGGCCACGCGCGAGGCGATCGATGAGATCGTGAAGCTGCTCGGCCAACAGGGCGGCGGCGTGTGGTCGGCCAAGGTGATCACGGTGAAGGACGGCAACATCATCATCAATTCCGGCAAGGAAAACGGCGTGAATGTCGGCGATGTGTTCGTGGTGGTGCGGCCCGGTGAAGAATTGATCGATCCGGACACCGGCGAATCGCTCGGCGCTTCCGAGGAGACCGTCGGCGAGATCAAAGTGACGGACAACAACTTCGGCGGCAAAGGCCGGGCCTCGGCCTGCATGACGGTGAAAGGCAGCGGTTTTGCGGCCGGCGACATCGTAAAAGAAAAAGGCAAAACCAAAGACTAA
- a CDS encoding DUF4412 domain-containing protein, producing the protein MKVSRSSTLLSVFLLFPILAWCASPGVKHSTITTMKFHGFMGTMMKMAGGDKPHASTTYVQRHQQRSDQMDEKGTLVRSTIIDLDREVYITIEHKKKEYSEMTFAEFKEMMNKMKSQLGTPQAEAGQKPADVKVDFDVKVDRTGEKKSIAGFNTEKVILTMTAVGEKAATATEQGGTGTMVVTSTMWVTKDAKGYEEQMAFWRLFGEKMGMDMSGGGQNMMAGLQANPQLAKAVAKLAEESRKLQGFAVLVESKFETQAKAGAPAAEAQGAPRSGGGMLGGLGKKLMKVPASDEPGSGGVLYETRVETTAYETGSYPADLFTVPAGFKAVKSPMMR; encoded by the coding sequence ATGAAGGTTTCACGTTCCTCCACCTTGCTCAGCGTTTTTCTACTCTTCCCTATTCTCGCCTGGTGTGCCAGCCCGGGGGTAAAGCACAGCACCATCACCACCATGAAGTTTCACGGCTTCATGGGCACGATGATGAAGATGGCCGGCGGTGACAAGCCGCATGCCAGCACCACTTACGTGCAGCGCCATCAACAACGCAGCGACCAAATGGACGAGAAGGGCACCCTGGTTCGTTCGACCATCATCGATCTCGATCGCGAAGTCTACATTACCATCGAGCACAAGAAAAAAGAGTACAGCGAGATGACTTTCGCGGAATTCAAAGAGATGATGAACAAAATGAAGAGCCAGCTCGGGACGCCGCAGGCGGAAGCCGGCCAGAAACCAGCGGACGTGAAAGTCGACTTTGATGTCAAAGTCGACCGCACCGGCGAAAAGAAATCCATTGCCGGTTTCAACACCGAGAAAGTCATTCTCACCATGACCGCGGTCGGCGAGAAAGCCGCGACCGCAACGGAACAAGGCGGCACCGGCACGATGGTGGTGACGTCGACGATGTGGGTGACCAAAGATGCCAAGGGTTACGAGGAGCAGATGGCGTTTTGGCGGTTGTTCGGCGAGAAGATGGGCATGGACATGAGCGGCGGCGGCCAGAACATGATGGCCGGTCTGCAGGCCAATCCGCAGCTCGCAAAGGCAGTCGCAAAACTGGCGGAAGAAAGCCGCAAGCTGCAGGGATTTGCGGTTTTGGTGGAAAGCAAATTTGAAACGCAGGCCAAAGCCGGCGCACCGGCAGCCGAAGCCCAGGGCGCACCCCGGAGCGGCGGCGGCATGCTCGGCGGTTTGGGCAAGAAGCTCATGAAGGTCCCGGCCTCTGACGAGCCTGGCAGCGGCGGCGTGCTGTATGAGACCAGGGTCGAAACCACGGCATACGAAACCGGCAGCTATCCGGCAGACCTGTTCACCGTGCCCGCCGGCTTCAAAGCGGTCAAATCGCCGATGATGCGCTAA
- a CDS encoding FecR family protein: MRRQLGFSAIALTAVLLAGGSAEPPAADALGSVSFILGKPEEVTVLRRESARWQPAQLKMPLQSGDQIQTAAEARCEVKLNDGSVVRLGERSHFTFDQAQLTAGNRQVEGSLLSGKLWAWVSKLKWGRDRFDIKSPTAVCAVRGTIYRMEADSTTRVAVYDGQVDIGPTANLRQRLQQPARPVGPPQPVPGPTEIPGPYEVSLDQWIRLVAGFQIEIRDNGRYAKASIDSTAEAGNDWVQWNRQRDRELQR, translated from the coding sequence ATGCGACGACAACTGGGATTCTCAGCAATTGCCTTGACAGCCGTGCTGCTGGCCGGTGGCAGCGCTGAACCACCTGCGGCGGACGCCCTTGGCTCGGTCAGTTTCATACTCGGCAAGCCGGAGGAAGTGACGGTGTTGCGCCGGGAGAGCGCCAGATGGCAACCGGCGCAACTCAAGATGCCGCTGCAATCCGGTGATCAAATTCAAACGGCCGCGGAAGCGCGCTGTGAAGTGAAGCTCAACGACGGCAGCGTGGTGCGCCTCGGGGAGCGCTCGCATTTCACCTTCGATCAAGCCCAGCTCACGGCCGGCAACCGGCAGGTCGAGGGCAGCTTGCTGAGCGGCAAGCTGTGGGCTTGGGTGAGCAAGCTCAAATGGGGCCGCGACCGCTTCGACATCAAATCGCCGACCGCGGTGTGCGCGGTGCGCGGCACAATTTATCGCATGGAAGCCGACAGCACCACGCGCGTCGCGGTGTACGACGGCCAGGTCGATATCGGGCCGACCGCGAATTTGCGGCAGCGCCTGCAACAACCGGCGCGGCCGGTCGGCCCGCCGCAGCCGGTGCCGGGGCCCACGGAAATTCCCGGGCCCTATGAAGTCTCACTGGACCAGTGGATTCGGCTGGTGGCCGGCTTTCAAATCGAAATCCGCGACAACGGCCGCTATGCGAAAGCGAGCATCGATTCCACTGCCGAGGCCGGCAACGACTGGGTGCAGTGGAACCGGCAACGCGATCGCGAGCTGCAGCGCTGA
- a CDS encoding DUF512 domain-containing protein, whose translation MKIISIDPASTGAELGLQPDDELVRINGQRVRDLLDYRFLITADEVELEVKRQGETIIYEIEKDQDDSLGLNFEPLKIRGCGNDCVFCFVDQNPKGMRQSMYFRDEDFRLSFLAGHYVTLSNIANADLRRIVQQRMSPLFISVHATDPAVRKFLLGIDFDDRLLDKITYLTEHGIVLNTQIVLCPEVNDGAVLDKTLKDLAQFHPALRSVAVVPVGLTRHREGLTPIKPVTEAYARQTLRLLDRYAAEFLPQLNTHFIYASDEFYLLARQPLPPMERYDAFDQMENGVGMLRDLLSDFHNRQAGRLPRALAQPAKVTLVTATLAGGFLQENLLPRLAQIKNFTAELVVVENKFYGKSITVTGLLTGQDIYGALAQRDLGAAVFLPKSCLNDNEIFLDDWKLHDLAQRLAVPVVALQNDFSQIFPVLATQNAARPQQEQRRKAEAAIA comes from the coding sequence ATGAAAATAATCTCCATCGATCCGGCCAGCACCGGCGCAGAGCTGGGTCTGCAACCCGACGATGAGCTGGTGCGCATCAACGGCCAGCGCGTGCGCGACCTGCTCGACTACCGCTTTCTCATTACCGCAGACGAAGTCGAACTCGAAGTCAAGCGCCAGGGCGAAACCATCATCTATGAAATCGAGAAAGATCAGGATGACAGCCTCGGCCTCAATTTCGAGCCGTTGAAGATTCGCGGGTGCGGCAACGATTGCGTGTTCTGCTTCGTCGATCAAAATCCCAAGGGCATGCGCCAGTCGATGTATTTCCGCGACGAGGATTTCCGGCTGTCGTTTCTCGCCGGCCACTACGTCACGCTCTCCAACATTGCCAACGCCGACCTGCGCCGCATCGTGCAGCAGCGCATGTCGCCGCTGTTCATCTCGGTGCATGCCACCGACCCCGCCGTGCGAAAATTCCTACTCGGCATTGACTTCGACGACCGGCTGCTCGACAAGATCACCTATCTCACCGAACACGGCATCGTGCTGAATACCCAGATCGTGCTCTGCCCGGAGGTCAACGACGGCGCCGTGCTGGACAAGACCTTGAAGGATCTGGCCCAATTCCATCCCGCGCTGCGCAGCGTTGCAGTTGTGCCGGTAGGACTCACCAGGCACCGCGAGGGTTTGACGCCGATCAAGCCGGTGACCGAAGCGTATGCCCGCCAGACGCTGCGCCTGCTCGACCGTTATGCCGCGGAATTCCTCCCGCAATTGAACACACACTTCATCTATGCCTCGGATGAATTCTACCTCCTCGCCCGGCAGCCGCTGCCGCCGATGGAACGCTACGATGCCTTCGATCAAATGGAAAACGGCGTCGGCATGTTGCGCGATCTGCTCAGCGATTTCCACAACCGGCAGGCCGGCCGCCTGCCGCGGGCCTTGGCGCAGCCGGCCAAGGTGACGCTGGTGACCGCCACTCTCGCCGGCGGCTTCCTTCAGGAGAACCTCCTGCCCCGCCTGGCGCAGATCAAAAATTTCACCGCCGAGCTGGTGGTGGTCGAGAATAAATTCTACGGCAAGAGCATTACCGTCACCGGCCTGCTCACCGGCCAGGACATTTATGGCGCGCTGGCACAGCGCGACCTGGGCGCAGCCGTGTTTCTGCCCAAGAGTTGCTTGAACGACAACGAGATTTTTCTCGACGATTGGAAGCTGCACGACCTGGCGCAACGGTTGGCGGTGCCGGTGGTGGCCTTGCAGAATGATTTCAGTCAAATATTTCCGGTATTGGCGACGCAGAATGCCGCGCGGCCGCAGCAGGAGCAGCGCCGGAAGGCCGAGGCTGCAATTGCATGA